From Echinicola soli, a single genomic window includes:
- a CDS encoding fibronectin type III domain-containing protein, producing the protein MKKHATRKFKLQLLFHVITVILLAVQVDHNSFAEGSGDWGTAPDRRSWLWIPANSSNDNGGYGSRGYMMMPSKTNNYNAAHRMFVYVKPGEKVYWGFRNEEEFDFLGWNYYNNYSDIRVKWFYDDTDTGFFPDKRYGIEVDNEYYDAHSNGGRRGRPANAQAAANGPSDLVGATGYEAYSFTNTTEEARAFWVEISRTNGDPIRDGLPISFWDVTVANDAGEVQPGRLYCKYWSILNGLPREAGEVNDRAFHYDFGFYVPVDDTFGGTGDTYFVKHAQFPNSNGGFVNFFANQDGPRNNTGSHVENRKSIEGVSSNYQYPLFLNDPDLEFWPTTVEPTANLDITYEERDPTGNGGHAWVDIDISLPGIVDVLIDLNGNGTYDAGTDLIMSEKYDASGEYTIYWDGKDANDNVVTSGSPIGVFAAVIFSPVHFPVYDMEQSLGITITNVRPGDPEDNTIYWDDSLIPRDGESGFEELDDWWKTSAVSLPVNVTGEAGDSHIWHADGNNGFSETNTINTWAASYYAEVNEDDEYRYLTFQGNVYDDDDGVEDGLIHGQPTAAEGLYVLIVDENNEVVATVPVAADGKYCVDRVPDGTYNAILSTVTVIPGEQSPGPILPEDWENTGAQLGTEQDQNLYEPSGVLGELILNNTSVRDANFGLRIMGILPVVWQDFDAKKVTGERKVKLQWSVSKEWENSHYEIERSKNGSSDFQKIGEIAAVGWTDELTQYQFTDEEIPLSGGQFYYRLKQVNLDNSFSYSSLRQVTVPKVIYTTGVWRAFPNPVKGHELKLELLDDSTYQGGKISLRVINALNKSAGTTVESLDQLNPRVAQVLQFFGKGLVILEVRWENKVQYLKVLLE; encoded by the coding sequence ATGAAGAAACACGCTACTCGAAAATTTAAATTGCAACTCCTCTTTCACGTAATAACGGTGATATTACTGGCCGTGCAGGTGGATCATAATTCCTTTGCCGAAGGATCTGGTGATTGGGGCACGGCTCCCGACCGAAGGAGCTGGCTATGGATTCCCGCAAATAGCAGCAACGACAACGGTGGATATGGAAGCCGCGGATACATGATGATGCCCTCCAAGACCAATAACTATAACGCCGCCCACAGGATGTTTGTCTATGTAAAGCCGGGAGAGAAGGTATATTGGGGCTTTAGAAATGAAGAGGAATTTGATTTTTTAGGATGGAACTATTACAATAACTACTCAGACATTAGAGTGAAGTGGTTTTACGATGATACCGATACTGGCTTTTTTCCTGACAAAAGGTACGGTATCGAAGTGGATAACGAGTATTATGATGCCCATTCCAATGGAGGAAGAAGAGGAAGACCAGCAAATGCCCAAGCAGCAGCCAATGGACCGTCGGATTTGGTAGGAGCTACTGGTTATGAAGCGTATTCATTTACCAATACTACAGAAGAAGCACGGGCCTTTTGGGTGGAGATTTCCCGAACTAACGGGGATCCCATTAGGGACGGGCTCCCCATTAGTTTTTGGGATGTCACCGTAGCCAATGATGCAGGAGAAGTACAGCCGGGAAGGTTGTATTGCAAGTATTGGAGTATCCTGAACGGGTTGCCAAGGGAAGCCGGTGAGGTAAATGACCGTGCATTCCATTACGATTTTGGCTTTTACGTTCCGGTGGATGACACGTTTGGTGGCACAGGCGATACCTATTTCGTGAAGCACGCCCAGTTCCCCAATTCCAATGGTGGCTTTGTAAACTTCTTTGCCAATCAGGATGGCCCACGAAATAACACCGGTAGTCACGTGGAAAATCGTAAATCCATTGAGGGTGTCTCTTCCAATTACCAGTATCCCCTCTTTCTTAACGACCCCGACCTGGAGTTTTGGCCTACGACAGTAGAACCAACCGCTAACTTGGACATCACTTATGAAGAAAGAGATCCCACAGGCAATGGTGGGCATGCATGGGTGGATATTGATATCAGCCTGCCTGGGATTGTGGATGTATTGATCGACCTGAATGGAAACGGCACGTATGATGCAGGAACTGACCTGATCATGAGTGAAAAATACGATGCCAGTGGAGAATACACCATTTATTGGGACGGAAAAGATGCCAATGACAATGTCGTCACAAGTGGGTCCCCCATAGGTGTTTTTGCCGCGGTAATATTTTCCCCTGTCCACTTCCCCGTCTATGATATGGAGCAAAGTTTAGGAATTACCATCACCAATGTCCGGCCTGGTGACCCGGAGGATAATACTATTTATTGGGATGATTCATTGATTCCAAGGGACGGGGAATCTGGATTTGAAGAACTGGATGATTGGTGGAAAACCAGCGCTGTTTCCCTTCCAGTCAATGTGACCGGTGAAGCGGGCGACAGTCATATCTGGCACGCTGACGGGAATAATGGCTTTAGTGAAACCAACACCATCAACACCTGGGCAGCATCGTACTATGCAGAGGTCAATGAAGACGATGAGTACCGCTACCTGACCTTTCAGGGCAATGTCTATGACGATGACGATGGCGTGGAAGATGGCCTCATCCATGGTCAGCCGACTGCAGCGGAAGGGCTTTATGTGCTGATCGTGGATGAGAACAATGAAGTGGTGGCCACCGTGCCCGTGGCGGCAGACGGAAAGTACTGCGTCGATCGTGTGCCGGATGGCACTTATAACGCAATCCTCTCCACGGTGACGGTCATCCCGGGCGAGCAAAGTCCAGGACCTATCCTGCCCGAGGATTGGGAGAATACCGGCGCCCAGCTGGGAACAGAACAGGACCAAAATCTATATGAGCCATCTGGGGTACTGGGTGAATTGATCCTAAACAACACCTCGGTAAGAGATGCCAATTTTGGCTTGAGGATCATGGGGATACTCCCAGTGGTTTGGCAGGATTTTGATGCCAAGAAAGTCACCGGTGAGCGGAAGGTAAAACTACAATGGAGTGTCAGCAAGGAATGGGAAAACAGCCACTATGAGATCGAACGATCAAAAAATGGCTCATCGGATTTTCAAAAGATTGGAGAGATTGCCGCCGTGGGCTGGACAGATGAACTGACCCAATATCAATTTACCGATGAGGAAATCCCCTTGTCTGGCGGTCAGTTTTACTACCGCCTAAAGCAGGTCAACTTGGACAATAGCTTTTCCTATAGCTCACTCCGCCAGGTGACTGTTCCAAAAGTCATTTACACCACAGGTGTTTGGCGGGCATTTCCAAATCCGGTCAAGGGCCATGAACTGAAACTGGAGTTATTAGATGACAGCACTTATCAGGGTGGGAAAATTAGCCTTAGGGTCATTAATGCATTGAATAAGTCTGCAGGAACTACAGTCGAATCGCTGGATCAACTGAATCCCAGGGTCGCTCAGGTGCTGCAATTCTTTGGCAAGGGACTGGTAATCCTAGAGGTAAGGTGGGAAAACAAAGTGCAATACTTAAAAGTATTGCTCGAATAA
- a CDS encoding glycine-rich domain-containing protein, with product MASEVQAQCSNTITIPSGDSEINIELELTEIITHNTYCPNGFEYRVKIDYNVNFTGPAPTLWTLQGYLICDNGTERDENYFDLPEGGGSGSVLAAQSDWHTCYSNPPHPSPADLGCFEFRLNIDGPDIDEDNEEVIAGVCGNTNSCMEEVQVSELERLYIYRCDGPFTVPAEFDDAEVMLVAGGGGGGYGESAGGGGAGGLVYEPSVSLTPGETYPVYVGNGGTGATAPNETGQNGMNSFFNGITAIGGGGGGSYFPNAGINTGNTGGSGGGHASNSSASIRSQGSQGNGGGLGEESGNGNGNGNGNGNGNGNGNGNEGARSGGGGGGHLSAGINGNGARGGNGGEGAASPILEDLSVDVGIDNIFAAGGGGTGRPGQGNNQGTGGSGIGGDADTDTGRSGAQNTGSGGGAGWDGGGNGADGMVIIRLRLSSLPVEWNAIKVAYQLAKNTVQLDWQVKEEPTTSHYELERSLEGIGDFHHIASVDAVGSTDGLTDYQYDDHQLPSSGGRLYYRIKEVDIDGKASYSEVFSVKLPASQKSNKAWKVYPNPASGHDINVSYSGSAENPGTIRFRLVSPLQSTDYFQINEESELEDALRRVFTTLETGVWVLEMRWNEKSEFIKLVKK from the coding sequence ATGGCAAGCGAAGTGCAAGCACAATGCTCTAACACCATTACCATTCCTTCTGGTGACAGCGAGATCAACATAGAGCTCGAGCTTACTGAAATCATTACTCACAACACTTATTGCCCGAATGGTTTTGAATATCGTGTGAAGATCGATTATAACGTGAATTTCACTGGCCCTGCCCCTACACTGTGGACACTTCAGGGGTATTTGATATGTGATAACGGCACGGAACGTGATGAAAACTATTTTGACCTTCCGGAAGGAGGAGGCAGCGGTTCAGTATTGGCCGCTCAAAGCGATTGGCATACCTGTTATTCCAATCCTCCACATCCAAGCCCTGCTGATTTGGGCTGTTTTGAATTTAGGTTGAATATAGATGGCCCCGATATTGATGAAGATAATGAAGAAGTTATTGCAGGGGTTTGTGGGAACACCAATTCCTGTATGGAGGAAGTGCAGGTTTCTGAATTGGAGCGATTGTATATATACCGTTGCGATGGACCATTTACGGTACCAGCTGAGTTTGATGATGCCGAAGTGATGCTGGTCGCTGGAGGAGGTGGCGGCGGTTATGGAGAAAGCGCCGGTGGTGGCGGAGCAGGCGGGCTGGTTTATGAGCCATCGGTTTCCTTAACCCCCGGAGAGACTTATCCAGTATATGTGGGCAACGGAGGCACGGGCGCCACTGCTCCCAATGAGACTGGCCAAAACGGCATGAATTCTTTTTTTAACGGTATTACGGCCATCGGTGGGGGAGGTGGCGGTTCTTATTTTCCCAATGCTGGAATAAACACGGGCAATACAGGCGGCTCTGGTGGCGGACATGCCAGTAACTCGTCAGCTAGCATCCGCTCACAAGGATCCCAAGGTAATGGCGGCGGACTTGGCGAGGAGAGTGGTAATGGCAACGGTAACGGTAACGGCAACGGTAACGGCAACGGTAACGGCAACGGTAACGAAGGCGCCCGATCAGGTGGTGGTGGTGGCGGTCATTTGTCCGCTGGAATAAACGGCAACGGAGCAAGAGGCGGCAACGGAGGCGAAGGAGCAGCCTCTCCTATTTTGGAAGATCTGTCCGTGGATGTGGGCATAGATAATATATTTGCGGCAGGCGGTGGCGGTACGGGCAGACCTGGACAGGGCAATAACCAAGGGACTGGTGGAAGTGGTATTGGTGGTGACGCCGATACGGACACGGGCAGATCTGGTGCACAAAATACTGGATCGGGTGGAGGCGCAGGTTGGGATGGCGGAGGAAATGGAGCTGACGGTATGGTGATCATTCGATTACGTCTGTCCAGCTTGCCGGTGGAATGGAATGCTATTAAAGTAGCCTATCAATTGGCCAAAAATACCGTCCAATTAGACTGGCAAGTTAAAGAAGAGCCTACTACCAGCCATTATGAACTAGAGCGCTCGCTAGAGGGAATTGGAGATTTTCATCATATAGCCAGCGTTGATGCTGTGGGATCGACAGATGGCTTGACGGACTACCAGTACGACGATCATCAATTACCATCCTCAGGAGGACGACTTTATTACCGGATCAAAGAAGTAGATATCGATGGAAAAGCATCCTATTCGGAGGTCTTTTCTGTTAAACTACCTGCCTCCCAAAAGTCAAATAAGGCCTGGAAAGTATACCCTAACCCAGCATCTGGTCATGATATAAACGTTTCCTATTCAGGATCAGCTGAAAACCCAGGAACTATTCGATTTCGATTGGTTTCACCTTTACAGTCCACTGACTATTTCCAGATAAATGAAGAAAGCGAGCTTGAAGATGCCCTAAGGAGGGTTTTCACTACACTGGAGACTGGTGTATGGGTGCTGGAAATGAGATGGAATGAAAAATCCGAGTTTATCAAACTTGTAAAAAAATAG
- a CDS encoding SprT family zinc-dependent metalloprotease — translation MAKMPETAVSYCLKLWKESPFHFTVSKSRLSKLGDFRFRADQSVQTITINHNLNPYQFLITYIHEVAHHRAFKAHGTRIKPHGREWKSMFRNLMIPVLTDEVFPKDLLIPLKRHMDNPKASSSADFWLNRELRKYDPTRNGIKATYLNEITIGTVFELRGRKFKKVQPRRTRILCEEIISGRHYLISGNAEITLSHHGKD, via the coding sequence ATGGCCAAGATGCCAGAAACTGCCGTTTCATATTGCTTGAAGCTGTGGAAGGAGTCACCGTTTCACTTTACCGTGTCCAAGTCGAGGTTATCTAAGCTGGGGGACTTTCGCTTTAGGGCCGACCAATCCGTCCAAACCATCACGATAAACCATAACCTCAACCCATACCAATTTCTGATCACCTATATCCACGAAGTGGCGCATCATCGTGCTTTCAAAGCACATGGTACGCGTATCAAGCCCCATGGACGGGAATGGAAAAGCATGTTCAGGAATTTGATGATCCCGGTCCTGACGGACGAGGTGTTTCCCAAAGACTTGCTCATTCCACTAAAAAGGCATATGGACAATCCAAAAGCAAGTTCCAGTGCGGACTTTTGGTTAAACCGGGAATTGAGAAAGTACGATCCAACACGAAATGGCATAAAAGCTACCTATCTCAACGAAATTACCATAGGAACGGTATTTGAACTCAGGGGTAGGAAGTTTAAAAAAGTACAGCCCCGGAGGACCAGGATTTTGTGCGAAGAAATTATTTCAGGTAGGCATTATCTAATTTCAGGTAATGCGGAAATTACTTTATCCCATCATGGTAAAGACTGA
- the der gene encoding ribosome biogenesis GTPase Der, with protein MANIVAIVGRPNVGKSTFFNRLVEQRKAIEDNESGVTRDRHYGHAQWGGKFFSVIDTGGYVTGSEDVFEAEIRKQVKLAVEEASVILFVVDCIDGLTDLDREFANELRGAKKPLYIVANKADTQERSFMANEFYELGLGDGAVYPVAAASGSGTGDLLDELITNFDDDGIENPDEGIPKIAILGRPNVGKSSFLNALLGTERTIVTDEAGTTRDTINSHYTLYGKNFIISDTAGIRKKSRVKEDIEFYSVMRSLRTLEDSDVVIVMVDASRGLEAQDINLISLAIKNNKGVMIMVNKWDLIEKDHKTMNKFKDDMMEKLGENRWIPIIFTSMLTKQRIFQAIELAVQVYENKTRKITTSQLNDKMLPEIERYPPPAWKGKYIKIKYITQLPTKNPVFAFFCNLPQYLKAPYTRYLENRIRDHFDFQGVPIKVTYKKK; from the coding sequence ATGGCAAATATTGTAGCAATAGTAGGGAGGCCAAATGTGGGCAAATCCACTTTCTTCAACCGTCTCGTCGAACAGCGTAAGGCTATCGAAGACAATGAAAGTGGGGTTACTAGAGACCGTCATTACGGGCATGCCCAGTGGGGAGGAAAGTTTTTCTCGGTGATCGATACCGGCGGGTATGTTACCGGTTCGGAGGATGTTTTCGAGGCGGAAATCCGTAAACAGGTAAAGCTGGCAGTGGAAGAAGCTTCTGTTATCCTTTTTGTGGTAGATTGTATCGATGGATTGACAGATTTGGATAGGGAATTTGCCAATGAATTACGTGGTGCCAAGAAGCCCCTATATATCGTCGCTAATAAAGCTGATACACAAGAGAGGTCCTTTATGGCCAATGAGTTTTATGAGCTGGGACTGGGAGATGGTGCTGTCTATCCGGTCGCAGCAGCCAGTGGGAGTGGCACCGGTGACCTATTGGACGAGCTGATTACCAATTTTGATGATGATGGCATAGAAAATCCAGATGAAGGAATTCCCAAAATTGCCATCCTGGGCCGTCCCAATGTAGGGAAATCTTCTTTCCTGAATGCGCTGTTGGGCACGGAACGAACCATTGTCACCGACGAAGCAGGGACTACACGGGATACCATCAATTCCCATTATACTCTTTATGGGAAAAACTTTATCATCTCTGATACCGCCGGAATCCGTAAAAAGTCAAGGGTAAAAGAAGATATTGAGTTTTACTCCGTGATGCGTTCATTACGGACCTTGGAAGATTCTGATGTGGTCATCGTCATGGTAGATGCTAGCCGTGGACTTGAAGCACAGGATATTAACTTGATTTCTCTTGCTATCAAAAACAACAAGGGCGTCATGATTATGGTCAACAAATGGGACCTTATCGAAAAGGATCATAAGACCATGAACAAGTTTAAAGATGACATGATGGAAAAATTGGGAGAAAACCGATGGATTCCCATCATCTTTACGTCTATGCTGACCAAGCAACGGATTTTCCAGGCAATTGAATTGGCTGTGCAGGTGTATGAAAACAAGACCCGGAAAATCACCACTTCTCAGCTGAACGATAAAATGCTGCCAGAAATCGAACGGTATCCGCCACCGGCATGGAAAGGAAAGTACATCAAAATCAAGTATATCACCCAGCTACCAACCAAAAATCCGGTGTTTGCATTCTTCTGTAATCTGCCGCAGTACCTCAAGGCACCATATACCAGGTATTTGGAAAACAGGATAAGGGATCACTTTGATTTTCAGGGTGTTCCGATCAAGGTTACCTATAAGAAAAAATAA
- the era gene encoding GTPase Era, with the protein MTEKTHKAGFVNIIGKPNVGKSTLMNVLVGERLSIISSKAQTTRHRILGLMNDADYQIVFSDTPGMLKPKYELHKSMMSFVNLSLEDADVIVFVTDLFETDNEIEEVIDKINASGAPVLLVINKIDLSKDNKLEEVTQYWTERLKADTVIPVSALENFNIERIMQEILDRLPVHPPYYDKEELTDRPERFFASEIIREKIFTNYKKEIPYSTEVAIDQFTEDDKIIRIRAIIFVERSSQKGIIIGDKGKAIKNVGIQSRAALEAFFGKQVFLETHVKVEDDWRKNKNKLRKFGYDQ; encoded by the coding sequence ATGACCGAAAAAACACATAAGGCTGGTTTTGTAAACATCATCGGCAAACCCAATGTCGGTAAGTCCACCCTGATGAACGTACTGGTGGGTGAGCGGCTTTCTATCATCTCTTCCAAAGCCCAAACTACCCGGCACCGTATTCTTGGGCTTATGAATGATGCTGACTATCAGATCGTTTTTTCGGATACACCTGGGATGCTGAAGCCCAAATACGAGTTGCACAAAAGCATGATGAGCTTTGTCAACCTATCGTTGGAAGACGCAGATGTCATCGTGTTTGTAACAGATCTGTTCGAAACAGACAATGAAATAGAGGAGGTCATAGATAAAATCAATGCTTCTGGAGCGCCCGTATTATTGGTCATCAATAAGATTGATCTTTCTAAAGATAATAAGCTGGAAGAAGTCACCCAATACTGGACTGAGCGGCTGAAGGCGGATACGGTCATTCCCGTGTCGGCCCTCGAAAACTTTAATATTGAGCGGATCATGCAGGAAATCCTGGACAGGCTGCCTGTTCATCCGCCCTATTATGACAAAGAGGAACTTACTGATAGACCAGAGCGTTTTTTTGCCTCTGAGATCATCAGGGAAAAGATTTTCACCAATTACAAAAAAGAAATTCCCTACAGTACTGAGGTAGCTATTGACCAATTTACCGAAGATGATAAGATCATCCGCATCAGAGCTATTATCTTTGTGGAGCGATCCAGTCAAAAGGGCATCATTATAGGTGATAAAGGTAAAGCCATAAAGAACGTGGGCATTCAGTCCCGGGCAGCACTGGAAGCTTTTTTTGGCAAACAGGTATTTCTCGAAACCCATGTGAAGGTAGAGGACGACTGGCGGAAAAATAAAAACAAACTAAGAAAATTCGGTTACGATCAGTAA
- the istB gene encoding IS21-like element helper ATPase IstB — protein MNQIEAQMTRLKLHGMSKTWTALKETRKTQNLTLTEGLEMMLQAEEQERDNRRFRRLESNAGFRYKASLEELKLDKTRGLDDMVLASLSTGDYITKGESVLITGATGCGKSYLASALGHQACIQGFKAAYFNTQKLMLKTKMVRLEGTAIKFFDKLAKADLLIMDDFGLTHLEKQHQMDFMELIEDRHGKKSTIIASQLPISSWYEVIGEETIADAILDRLVHSSYRIELKGDSLRKKM, from the coding sequence ATGAACCAGATCGAAGCACAAATGACCAGGCTTAAACTGCACGGCATGTCCAAAACATGGACAGCCCTGAAGGAAACCCGCAAAACCCAAAACCTCACGTTGACAGAAGGCCTTGAGATGATGCTCCAGGCCGAGGAGCAGGAAAGGGACAACAGGAGGTTCAGAAGGCTGGAGTCCAATGCCGGATTCAGGTATAAGGCCTCCCTGGAAGAACTCAAGCTTGATAAAACCAGGGGGTTGGACGATATGGTGCTGGCATCCCTGTCCACCGGAGACTACATCACCAAAGGGGAATCGGTGCTGATAACAGGGGCCACCGGCTGTGGTAAAAGTTACCTGGCATCCGCACTGGGACACCAGGCCTGTATCCAAGGGTTCAAGGCCGCCTATTTTAATACCCAGAAACTGATGCTCAAAACCAAGATGGTAAGGCTGGAAGGCACCGCTATCAAGTTCTTTGACAAGTTGGCAAAAGCCGACCTGCTCATCATGGATGATTTTGGGCTCACACATCTGGAAAAACAGCATCAGATGGACTTTATGGAGCTCATTGAGGACCGGCACGGGAAGAAATCCACCATCATCGCAAGCCAGTTGCCCATATCCAGCTGGTATGAGGTGATCGGTGAAGAAACGATAGCCGACGCCATTCTTGACAGATTGGTACACTCATCATACAGAATCGAACTTAAAGGTGATAGTCTAAGAAAAAAAATGTAA
- the istA gene encoding IS21 family transposase, protein MSQIKQLIILNKQGKGIKTIARMLGMSKNTVKAYLVKLEKLLGQTGTSLTIDDLLALEEPEIHSRFHPGNPSYKDPRYDHFKMRLEYFRKELKRTGVTRALLWEEYRQSHPDGYSYSQFCHHLDQHDLARSKPTMVLDHQPGEKLYIDFAGKTIDYIDRETGEVISCQFFVACLPCSDYAFAMAVPSQRIADFLHALACCLEHLGGVPSLLVPDNLKSAVNKADKYEPDINRALEDFANHYGTAVLPARVRKPQDKALVENQVNMLYSRVYAKLRNMQFFDLYALNQAIKMRIRAHNQTRMQRKPYCREEKFLADEKPLLGKLPEDRFELRYHALLTVAKNNHVYLARDKQYYSVPYTLIGKKVKVVYTRSMFYVYHEGKKVAVHARSTKGGYSTVEDHLCSQHGHYRDRSPEYYRELARKKSAVLYQYVSLLFEQNRYPEQLYRTCDGLLALSRKSDPDTFDRACKIAMDHQVYSYGFIRNILENNMAHEQPDTTQKALPKHDNVRGKEYYDQQKLQF, encoded by the coding sequence ATGAGTCAGATAAAACAATTGATCATTCTCAACAAGCAGGGCAAAGGGATCAAGACCATTGCCCGAATGCTTGGCATGAGCAAGAATACCGTAAAAGCCTACCTGGTCAAGCTGGAAAAGCTGCTGGGGCAGACAGGTACGAGCCTAACCATAGATGATCTGCTCGCCCTTGAAGAGCCGGAGATCCATTCCCGTTTCCATCCTGGCAACCCTTCCTATAAGGATCCCCGGTACGATCATTTTAAAATGCGTCTTGAATATTTTCGTAAAGAGCTGAAGCGTACCGGGGTTACCAGGGCACTTTTATGGGAAGAATACAGACAGTCCCATCCGGATGGTTACAGCTACTCACAGTTCTGCCATCACCTTGACCAGCATGATCTTGCCCGATCAAAACCAACTATGGTACTTGATCATCAGCCCGGGGAAAAGCTTTATATTGATTTTGCCGGCAAAACGATTGACTACATAGACCGGGAAACCGGAGAAGTCATTTCCTGCCAGTTTTTTGTGGCCTGCCTGCCCTGTTCGGACTATGCTTTTGCCATGGCCGTGCCCAGCCAGCGTATAGCTGATTTTCTCCATGCCCTGGCCTGCTGCCTGGAACATTTGGGCGGAGTCCCTTCCCTGCTGGTCCCTGACAACCTGAAGTCAGCAGTGAACAAGGCCGACAAGTACGAACCGGATATCAACCGGGCACTGGAAGACTTTGCCAATCATTACGGTACGGCTGTCCTGCCGGCAAGGGTCAGAAAGCCTCAGGACAAGGCCCTGGTCGAGAACCAGGTCAACATGCTCTACTCCAGAGTATATGCCAAGCTGAGGAACATGCAGTTCTTTGACCTTTATGCACTCAACCAGGCCATTAAAATGCGGATCAGGGCACATAACCAGACACGGATGCAGCGCAAGCCCTACTGCCGGGAAGAGAAGTTTTTGGCCGATGAAAAACCCCTGTTGGGAAAACTTCCCGAGGACCGGTTTGAGCTACGGTACCATGCCTTGCTGACTGTGGCAAAAAACAATCATGTATATCTGGCAAGGGACAAGCAATATTACAGTGTCCCGTATACCCTTATTGGCAAGAAAGTGAAGGTAGTCTACACCAGGTCCATGTTCTATGTGTACCATGAAGGTAAAAAGGTAGCCGTCCATGCCAGAAGCACCAAGGGCGGCTATTCTACCGTTGAAGACCATCTGTGTTCCCAGCACGGGCATTACAGGGATAGGAGCCCTGAATACTACCGGGAGCTTGCCCGTAAAAAATCAGCAGTTCTTTATCAATATGTATCCTTGCTGTTTGAGCAGAACCGGTATCCCGAGCAGCTTTACAGAACCTGTGATGGCTTACTGGCCTTAAGCAGGAAGTCCGACCCGGATACCTTTGACAGGGCCTGCAAAATAGCCATGGATCACCAGGTCTATTCTTATGGGTTTATCAGGAACATCCTTGAAAACAACATGGCCCATGAACAGCCCGATACTACACAAAAAGCCCTGCCCAAACACGACAATGTCCGGGGCAAGGAATATTACGACCAACAGAAACTCCAATTTTAA
- a CDS encoding IS4 family transposase, with protein sequence MCNITLFSQIIKKIDRSIFKKLVKEKQTDKGCKGFDSWTHLVSMLFCHFAKSTSVRDISNGLRSATGNLNHLGIAKAPSKSSISYQNKRRDSDLFRDLYYSLLGSLGQQAAVKRSKLRIKVPVYLLDATVISLCLSVFDWATFRTKKGAVKMHTLLEYDGKLPVYVNITEGSVGDNKGAYDIPLEKGSVIVADRYYNDFPMLNVWDSKGVFFVIRHKGNLAFSTLEERELPETTAQHVLKDEEIELTNPQSKTKYKGRLRRVAVWDEENQQTIELITKTLSWAAQTIGDLYKSRWEIEVFFRDIKQLLHIKTFIESSKNAVMIQIWTALITILLLKVMKATAKFGWHLSNLVAFIRLNIFVKIELQKWLDSPFMEPDKPPQNTSQGDLFLQAP encoded by the coding sequence ATGTGTAATATTACATTGTTTTCACAGATTATTAAAAAGATAGACCGATCAATTTTCAAGAAGTTGGTCAAGGAAAAGCAAACCGATAAGGGCTGCAAGGGATTTGACAGCTGGACGCATCTTGTCTCGATGTTGTTCTGCCATTTTGCCAAGAGCACCTCGGTAAGGGACATTTCCAACGGACTCCGGTCTGCTACCGGGAACCTTAACCATCTTGGTATTGCCAAAGCCCCCTCCAAATCAAGTATCAGCTATCAGAACAAACGAAGGGATTCGGACCTGTTCAGGGACCTTTACTATTCCCTACTGGGAAGTTTAGGACAGCAGGCAGCTGTCAAGAGGTCCAAACTCAGGATCAAGGTCCCCGTTTACCTGCTCGATGCCACGGTGATCAGCCTTTGTCTTTCGGTGTTTGACTGGGCTACTTTCCGTACCAAAAAGGGAGCTGTAAAGATGCACACCCTGCTGGAATATGACGGGAAACTCCCTGTTTACGTGAACATTACCGAGGGGAGTGTCGGGGATAATAAAGGAGCTTACGACATTCCCTTGGAAAAGGGCTCGGTGATCGTCGCCGACCGGTATTACAATGACTTCCCCATGCTCAACGTCTGGGACAGCAAAGGGGTGTTCTTCGTGATCAGGCACAAGGGAAACCTTGCCTTCAGCACCCTCGAAGAACGGGAGCTGCCCGAAACAACCGCCCAACATGTGCTCAAAGACGAAGAAATCGAACTGACCAACCCACAATCCAAAACCAAGTATAAGGGAAGGCTCAGAAGAGTGGCCGTGTGGGATGAGGAAAACCAGCAGACCATAGAGTTGATCACCAAAACTTTGTCCTGGGCCGCCCAGACCATTGGGGACCTCTATAAGTCAAGGTGGGAGATTGAGGTGTTTTTTCGGGACATCAAACAGCTGTTGCATATCAAAACCTTTATCGAAAGCTCCAAAAATGCGGTAATGATCCAGATATGGACTGCTTTGATCACCATCCTGCTGCTCAAAGTCATGAAGGCAACAGCTAAATTCGGCTGGCACCTGTCCAATCTGGTCGCCTTTATCCGGCTCAATATCTTTGTTAAAATCGAACTGCAAAAATGGCTCGACAGCCCTTTTATGGAACCCGACAAACCACCCCAGAACACATCACAGGGGGATCTGTTTCTTCAAGCCCCTTAA